The genomic region TAAAAATAAGCTCAGGGACCATATGTATCAACCATCTCagtgtaggagtgctgatctaggatcagcccccccccccctgtccatgtaatcctGTTCATTGTTATCTAAatggctaaactgatcctaaatcagcagtCTTTCACTCTGAGACACTTGATATATAATAAGGCCCCAGGAGCCTACCAACTTTCCTCCTTGTGAAGTCCTCCTCTCATAAAGGATGTTATCACGCGGGTTGTGTTGGTCCGCTGTGAAAAGGACCCTGTGTTTACATGGCTGCCCACTGTTAGTGAGAAAAGGAACAAGCATGTTGGAGTGGAGTCTCTTACAGGCCACTCAAGAGCTATTGTTGCTAAGCTACATGTCCAACCCACCAGTTTTAGCTGGACTGTCTGTTCTATTTAAGGACAATTCTAGAATGGACTCTTGTATTCATGGAAAGGTAGCACAGTTGTTCCGTCACAATGTCccgtctcttctcacagccactgtatctcTGTGGCTGTGAGGAAAGAGACTATGTAATGTTGAGTTCAAAACATCACACTGAAATGAATGTCAATGTTGTTAGTAGGTCTGTGCTGGTTTATGCCCATCAAGTTATGAAAAGGGTTCATTCAGACCATTAGGGACAAGTAAGAAACAGGATACAAAGGaacaatatacactatatatacaaaagtatgtggacagcccatcaaattagtggattcagctatttcagccacacccattgctgacaggtgtataaaatcgagctcacagccatgcaatctccatagacaaacattggcagtagaaaggccttactgaagagctcagtgactttcaaggtggcaccgtcataggatgcctcctttccaacaagtcagtttgtcaaatttctgccctgatagagctgccctgttagagctgcctGGATAGagctgccctgttagagctgccctgatagagctgccctgttagagctgccctgttagagctggCCTGTTAGAGCTGGCCTGTTAGAGCTGCctctgtcaactgtaagtgctgttattgtgaagtggaaacgtctaggagcaacaacggctcagccgtgaagtggtaggccacacaagctcacagaacgggacaacCGAGTGCTGAAGAGTGTAGggcataaaaatcatctgtcctcggttgtaaaaactcactactgagtttcaaactgcccctggaagcaacatcagcacaagaactgtttgtcaggagcttcatgaaactggttttccatggccgagcagccgcacacaagcctgatatcaccatgcgcaatgccaagcgtcggctggagtggtgtaaagctcgccgccattggactctggagcagtggaaatgcgttctctggagtgatgaatcacgcttcacgatctggcagtccgacagacgaatctgggtttggcggatgccaaagAGAaccctacctgccccaatgcatagtgccaactgtaaagtttggtggaggaggaataatggcctggggctgtttttcatggttctggcaAGGCTCCTtagatccagtgaagggaaatctcaaccccatcgaacacctttgggatgaactggaacAGACTCCTACACATACTTTaaaggttgcatcccaaatgggccCTGGCAaaaagtgcactataaagggaacagggttccatttaggattcAAACTTTTTAAAGTATGTGTAGGAGTCTGTTCAGAAAGCAGAAGTTTCACTGACACAGTATGTCCTACCTGGTTTCAGTTCCCGTTATTCTGTGGATGCTATAAATGATGTAGCATAATAACTGTAAAGTCAATTACTCcaaaagaaacaaacaaaagtAATGGAAAGGAATCTCCCTAATTGCGGCTACATGAAGTTGGATGCAATGCCGAGGTCATAGGGCTCGAGTTCTAGGCTGCATATGTTACACacatatttcatttttatttaaaaaaattatgttttaGGTATGCAAAATACTCCAACTTGGTTGTGCAGTCAGCCTGGTCCATTTTAAAGGCATCATTTCAGAGGGAGTTCTATTATGACCGGATACGGGGCATGCACGTTTCTCCAAGGCCAGTTTCCATAGCAGTGGTCGCACCGCGAGATAACTTCTCAAACTTATGATGATTGACTGGCACCCGCCGTCAGAGCTCCTTTGATATGGATCTTTCTATGGATTTACGTACGTTGCATTTTATTTAGACCAGTAGCCTTCCTAATTGTTGCCTGCCCAATTGATTCAGTGCGCGTTTGCGTTTTGGCAAGAGACTGTAGCTGAGACAAAAGTCCGACTGATTGGGTAAAACAAACAATTATGGGCAATCAAGACGGTGAATTCTGCTTCTTAATTTGAGCAAATATTTATTTTTGCCATCACAGTGTGCTTTTCGTTTTTGAACGCCATCCGACAAAAGTAAGTAATTTTCTAATAATTTTGAATACACTTTACAGATGTAAAAAGGTCAACTTCAATAGCTTATTTGATGTGTTTTGATGTGTATAATCAGTGTATGTATTTTATGTTTGCAGCTGTGCACGTTGGTGTTTTGGAAAATGGTTAGTTCTGATTGTGGTGTTTGCTAGCGTTGTTGAGTGTGTGACTGACAGATAATGAAAACAAAACGCATCATGGAACATTCGCAGTTAAACGTCCGGTTGGTGCATTTTGTTATGGCTTCTATATAATAAAGCCATTTGACTCACTATACATTTTCATGTCTCGATTTATGTTTCAACTATTGTGGGAACTAGGGCTACATCATTTGCCTAGCAAAACAGTGTAGTCGGAGAAACCATCCGATTGGCAGGAGCGCAAATAAGAAGCCTGGGTCCTATTCATTAGTCCACACCggagcaaaacgttttgcaactgcaAACGAAAACGAGGGTTTAGTCCAGACTCGTCTTTCCCAGTTTCAGTACATTTTCTTCCGTGTGGCGCTTAATGAATACGCCAAAGGGATTTATTACTGAATTTGCTAGGCAACCGAATTTCAACCCTGTCAAAGAACTCAGGAGGCAGACAGGATCATACGCCCATGTCAAAGCGTTGGCTCAATGCCCAGGTGTGCCAAATTTAAGATGATGACAAAACGATTAGCTCTACAGCATCATTTTTCATGCACTAACATTCTGACAATTGAATTTTGAGAATAAAGAGAATGGTCATTATGATTTTGACAGCTTAGTGGAGAAGGTAAGACGAGGAAGGGACCATTTTAAGTCAGATATAACGATAGAAACATAGTGGCATAGGAGGAGTTTGTCCGCGTAAATGTCATAGAAAAAGTTGAGCTTTGATTGGGAAAGGTTAAAATGTTGTGCCTGGCTGACTACTCAAAGCAATATCCTCCTTGTGAAACGAACTTCTGTTTTTAAAAACCCGATAGTCCAAAGAAAAGGAAGTATATTTGTTTTCATCTTTACCCAAACCGTCCAGAAGGGTTGGATATTATGACCACAGTTGTGtccgtcccaaacggcaccccgTTCTTTATATAGGGCACTACACTCGACTAgaggtcctggtcagaagtagtgtaatatatagggaatcgggtgccatttgggacgtcgGCCCAGAGTGTTTAGATATTATGCTGAACCGCTATGGACACTGTGAGATAAACTGTTGATACAGGATGGTTGTGGGGGATGGTAACGATGCCGTCATGCTCCAACTCAACTAATTTCCCTGGCAAATGTAACCGCAGCCTACCAAGTGTGGCATCATGCATTCTAAAAGAGACACAAAACATCCCTTTCACTTTTGATGTGATGATGGAAGGGGGGGCAAGTTGTCCTTGGCCATTTGACACAAAAAATGAAGAATCATAGATTCATAGACTATAACCAGGGTCCTAGTCAGCATAGTCTATAACTAGGGTTGTAGTCTATAACCAGAGTCCTAGTCAGCATAGTCTATAACCAGGGTTAAAGTCATCTTAGACTATAACCAGGGTTGTAGTCTATAACCAGGGTCCTAGTCATCATAGTCTATAACCAGGGTCCTAGTCAGCATATTCTATAACCAGGGTCCTAGTCATCATAGTCTATAACCAGGGTCCTAGTCAGCATATTCTATAACCAGGGTCTAGTCATCATAGACTATAACCAGGGTCCTGGTCAGCATAGTCTATAACCAGGGTCCTGGTCAGCATAGTCTATAACCAGGGTCCTAGTCATCATAGTCTATAACCAGGGTCCTGGTCATCATAGTCTATAACCAGGGTCCTAGTCAGCATAGTCTATAACCAGGGTTGTAGTCTATAACCAGGGTCCTAGTCATCTTCTATAGGGTTGTAGTCTATAACCAGGGTCCTAGTCATCATAGTCTATAACCAGGGTCCTAGTCATCATAGTCTATAACCAGGGTCCTAGTCAGCATAGTCTATAACCAGGGTTGTAGTCTATAACCAGGGTCCTAGTCATCATAGACTATAACCAGGGTTCGAGTCACCATAGTCTATAACCAGGGTCCTAGTCAGCATAGTCTATAACCAGGGTCCATAGTCACCATAGTCAATAACCAGGGTTCTCGGCATCATTGTCTATAACCAGCGTTGTATTCTATAACCAGGGTCCTAGTCATCTTAGACTATAACCAGGGTTGTATTCTATAACCAAGGTCCTAGTCACCATAGTCTATAAACAGGGTCCTAGTCACCATAGTCTATAACCAGCGTTGTATTCTATAACCAGGGTCCTAGTCAGCATAGTCTATAACCAGAGAGGTTTTCCTGGTCAGGTATTGTGGTCAGGAGAAATGCctggcctgcgtcccaaatggcacaatagtctctatatagtgcactacatttgatcagagcactatgggtcctggtttaaagtagtgcactgaatagggtgccatttgggaccttgATCCTATGTGTCGCTGTCTTCTGTGTTCCAGATGAGCTGTTTTGAGCGGGGGCTGAGGCGGACGGCACCTGCACGCGGCAGCAGCAGGAATGAGCTGGTGACCCCCTCGACGGCATCTCTCTCCAGGGTTAACGGCTGGGCCTGTCCCCCTCACTCCTTCCAGCTGGTGGGATGGACAATATACAGCTACATGGCTGTAGTTGGCTTCGGGATCTATATCCCACTACTACCTTCACCCTGGAGCCATATGGCCTACTCTGTAACCTTTACTCAAGAAGTCAAGGACTCTGGGTCGAAAGCAGAGGTTGAAGAGGTTTCAAGGGGGCCTGGGGTCAAACACTTTCAAATACTTGAGCTGCACTCGATTTACTATGCCTGGTACAAGTAGAAGCATTCAATTTACTATGCCTGGTACAAGTAGAAGCATTCAATTTACTATGCCAGGTACAAGTAGAACCATTCAATTTACCATGCCTGGTACAAGTAGAAGCATTCAATTTACTATGCCTGGTACAAGTAGAAGCATTCAATTTACTATGCCTGGTACAAGTAGAAGCATTTTAATTAGTTTTCCAGGTACAAGTAGAACCAATAGAATAGTACCAAAAGTCATTCTCAACTCAAATAAGTGTAAATATTTGACAGAGGGGTTCAGGTCAGATGTTTTCTGCGAGATGTCTTGCTTGGTTTCAGTTCCTGAAATATTTCTGCTTTAAGTGAAGAGCAAGACCTATAAATTGTACAGAAGGCTTTGGTGTTGCCTtgcgtcccaaaatggcaccctattccctacatagtacacaacTTTtgacctaaagtagtgcactatgtaaggaatagggtgccaattgggatgtTAGCCACTGTCATCacagctcttttgtcttgatTTGACTGCAGTATGATGTCAGCTGCACCTCTTGTTTAAAGACTAGCAGGTTGATGGCAGAAACAGAAATAGTAGATTTATTCAGACTTGGCACTACTACTCCTCCTCACATAGAGAAGCGTTTGTGTACCTCGATGGCTCTCCTAAAGGCCCCATTTCTTATGTGTGGCTCTTCCACACACAATGGAATCTCCTGTGAGAAGATCATGAATGAGTTGAATGTTATATTATTCACTAGTATACCGTATAGTCATTTGaagtcactgtaaggtctgtgaAAATGACATCTGGACTGAGAGTGGACACTATGTCATACGTCGACACTGAATCAGATATTCAAGCTGGTTTGGATTCTACTGTGGTTCAtgctgtggctatttgatcaatTGTATCAATATTTCCCTGGTTAGTCCCTTGACCTTTCCACTATGCAGCTGACTGGCATAGCCTTCATTGTGCACCTGGTCACCCATCTAGCTGCCGTGTCTATAGACCCAGCAGAGGCAGGCGTCCGTGCCAAGAAGAGCTACTCCAACCCACTGCCTGTCTTTGACAAGAAGAAACAACCACATGTTATCCACAACCTACACTGCTACCTGTGTAAAATCAATGTGTATGTATATCACACAAGTCACGTTAAAAGGGCAATCTGGAATTGGTCAAATGTTTTCATTCACTTTTAAAAGTGGCGGCCGGACATTTTGTTCTGGTTTGAATTCAGGATTACCCCTTTTATATATTTATGACCTGTTGGATTATACTATAATATTGAGATACAATTGTGTGTTTTTTCTCATTGAGGAAATCAACAAGGTTGATGTGGTTTCTGTGTCTTTCTCCAGGGACCCAAAAGTGAAACACTGTGGTGTGTGCAACAAGTGTATTGAAGACTTTGACCACCACTGTAAATGGCTGAACAACTGTGTGGGGGGACAGAACTACTGGTAAGAGGAAGCATGGGAGGATGGCCCATTTCAGTCGACGTTGACTACTAAGAGTTTGAGGAAATATTGTTTTGAGTATTGTTCTTTTTAAATGTAGTTTATTTCAGCCACTTTGCTTTAGCTTCTGCTTTGCTTGGCTCTTTGGGGTCTGGGCTTGGTGGGGTCTGGGCCGGTGGGGTCTGGGCCGGTGGGGTCTGGGCCGGTGGGGTCTGGGCCGGTGGGGTCTGGGCCGGTGGGGTCTGGGCCGGTGGGGTCTGGGCCGGTGGGGTCTGGGCCGGTGGGGTCTGGGTCGGGTAACTGGAAAGCACTTTGTGGCTCATATAAAAAGGACAAGGTAAAAtccaatacatttgattgagaTCAAAGTCACATTTCTCTATGTTTCTCCTCCTCAGGTACTTCTTTGTGACGGTGTTGTCTGCTACACTGGGTGTCCTTGTGCTTCTCATGGTCGTCCTGTTCATCTTCATCCAGCATTATATGGACCCTGCCAGTCTCCGCACCGCACAACAGTTTACCAGTGAGTTTATCTCCGCACCGCACAACAGTTTACCAGTGAGTTTATCTCCGCACCACAGTTTACCAGTGAGTTTATCTCCGCACCACAGTTTACCAGTGAGTTTATCTCCGCACCACAGTTTACCAGTGAGTTTATCTCCGCACCGCACAACAGTTTACCAGTGAGTTTATCTCCGCACCGCACCACAGTTTACCAGTGAGTTTATCTCCGCACCGCACCACAGTTTACCAGTGAGTTTATCTCCGCACCGCACCACAGTTTACCAGTGAGTTTATCTCCGCACCGCACAACAGTTTACCAGTGAGTTTATCTCCGCACCGCACAACAGTTTACCAGTGAGTTTATCTCCGCACCGCACAACAGTTTACCAGTGAGTTCATCTCCACACCACAGTTGTGTGATGAGTAACGGGACGTTGCTGGTCTTCCTGTCTGTAGGTGTGATGAGTAACGGGACGTGGCTGGTCTTCCTGTCTGTAGGTGTGTTGAGTAAC from Oncorhynchus masou masou isolate Uvic2021 chromosome 29, UVic_Omas_1.1, whole genome shotgun sequence harbors:
- the zdhhc11 gene encoding palmitoyltransferase ZDHHC11 isoform X2, with the protein product MSCFERGLRRTAPARGSSRNELVTPSTASLSRVNGWACPPHSFQLVGWTIYSYMAVVGFGIYIPLLPSPWSHMAYSLTGIAFIVHLVTHLAAVSIDPAEAGVRAKKSYSNPLPVFDKKKQPHVIHNLHCYLCKINVDPKVKHCGVCNKCIEDFDHHCKWLNNCVGGQNYWYFFVTVLSATLGVLVLLMVVLFIFIQHYMDPASLRTAQQFTSVMSNRTWLVFLPLAPMETGSGSLLVVAFLTVMLATGSLLLLVHLLGFHIYLLLNKMSTYDYIITRRRKQASQQDIEMDFPQSSDSNGNAGQNHPQMEPSIDCDALLSDSVSCKNQETGTNASRPSGSFCAEVKW
- the zdhhc11 gene encoding palmitoyltransferase ZDHHC11 isoform X1; the encoded protein is MSCFERGLRRTAPARGSSRNELVTPSTASLSRVNGWACPPHSFQLVGWTIYSYMAVVGFGIYIPLLPSPWSHMAYSLTGIAFIVHLVTHLAAVSIDPAEAGVRAKKSYSNPLPVFDKKKQPHVIHNLHCYLCKINVDPKVKHCGVCNKCIEDFDHHCKWLNNCVGGQNYWYFFVTVLSATLGVLVLLMVVLFIFIQHYMDPASLRTAQQFTSVMSNRTWLVFLPLAPMETGSGSLLVVAFLTVMLATGSLLLLVHLLGFHIYLLLNKMSTYDYIITRRRKQASQQDIEMDFPQSSDSNGNAGQNHPQMEPSIDCDALLSDSVSCKNQETGTNASRPSGSFCAELDNFTKSSEKENGFYYGTELPTQIIPGEVVMDDPLGWRLGGEGPRAGQCEGGPLH